The following proteins are co-located in the Gorilla gorilla gorilla isolate KB3781 chromosome 7, NHGRI_mGorGor1-v2.1_pri, whole genome shotgun sequence genome:
- the MBOAT4 gene encoding ghrelin O-acyltransferase, translated as MEWLRLFFLHPVSFYQGAAFPFALLFNYLCIMDSFSTRARYLFLLAGGGALAVAAMGSYAVLIFTPAFCAVALLCSLAPQQVHRWTFCFQMSWQTLCHLGLHYTEYYLHEPPSVRFCITLSSLMLLTQRVTSLSLDICEGKVKAASGGFRSRSSLSEHVCKALPYFSYLLFFPALLGGSLCSFQRFQARVQGSSALYPRHSFWALSWRGLQILGLECLNVAVSRVVDAGAGLTDCQQFECIYVMWTTAGLFKLTYYSHWILDDSLLHAAGFGPELGQSPGEEGYVPDADIWTLERTHRISVFARKWNQSTARWLRRLVFQHSRAWPLLQTFAFSAWWHGLHPGQVFGFVCWAVMVEADYLIHSFANEFIRSWPMRLFYRTLTWAHTQLIIAYIMLAVEVRSLSSLWLLCNSYNSVFPMVYCILLLLLAKRKHKCN; from the exons ATGGAGTGGCTTCGGCTGTTCTTTCTCCATCCTGTATCATTTTACCAGGGGGCTGCATTTCCCTTTGCACTTCTCTTCAATTATCTCTGCATCATGGATTCATTCTCTACTCGTGCCAG GTACCTCTTTCTCCTGGCTGGAGGAGGTGCCCTGGCCGTGGCTGCCATGGGTTCCTACGCCGTGCTCATCTTCACCCCTGCTTTCTGCGCCGTGGCTCTCCTCTGTTCCCTGGCCCCTCAGCAAGTCCACAGGTGGACCTTCTGCTTTCAGATGAGCTGGCAGACCTTGTGTCACCTAGGTCTGCACTACACTGAGTATTATCTGCATGAGCCTCCTTCTGTGAG GTTCTGCATCACTCTTTCTTCTCTCATGCTCTTGACCCAGAGGGTCACGTCCCTCTCTCTGGACATTTGTGAGGGGAAAGTGAAGGCAGCATCCGGAGGCTTCAGGAGCAGGAGCTCTTTGTCTGAGCATGTCTGTAAGGCACTGCCCTATTTCAGCTACTTGCTCTTTTTCCCTGCTCTCCTGGGAGGCTCTCTGTGCTCCTTCCAGCGATTTCAGGCTCGTGTTCAAGGGTCCAGTGCTTTGTATCCCAGACACTCTTTCTGGGCTCTGAGCTGGAGGGGTCTGCAGATTCTTGGACTAGAATGCCTAAACGTGGCAGTGAGCAGGGTGGTGGATGCAGGAGCGGGACTGACTGATTGCCAGCAATTCGAGTGCATCTATGTCATGTGGACCACAGCTGGGCTTTTCAAGCTCACCTACTACTCCCACTGGATCCTGGACGACTCCCTCCTCCACGCAGCGGGCTTTGGGCCTGAGCTTGGTCAGAGCCCTGGAGAGGAGGGATATGTCCCCGATGCGGACATCTGGACCCTGGAAAGAACCCACAGGATATCTGTGTTCGCAAGAAAGTGGAACCAAAGCACAGCTCGATGGCTCCGACGGCTTGTATTCCAGCACAGCAGGGCTTGGCCTTTGTTGCAGACATTTGCCTTCTCTGCCTGGTGGCATGGACTCCATCCAGGACAGGTGTTTGGTTTCGTTTGCTGGGCCGTGATGGTGGAAGCTGACTACCTGATTCACTCCTTTGCCAATGAGTTTATCAGATCCTGGCCGATGAGGCTGTTCTATAGAACCCTCACCTGGGCCCACACCCAGTTGATCATTGCCTACATCATGCTGGCTGTGGAGGTCAGGAGCCTCTCCTCTCTCTGGTTGCTCTGTAATTCATACAACAGTGTCTTTCCCATGGTGTACTGTATTCTGCTTTTGCTATTGGCGAAGAGAAAGCACAAATGTAACTGA